In Corythoichthys intestinalis isolate RoL2023-P3 chromosome 4, ASM3026506v1, whole genome shotgun sequence, a genomic segment contains:
- the cd4-2.2 gene encoding CD4-2 molecule, tandem duplicate 2, with translation MMMITLLSLVLGALHTACEVFHTQVGQEITLRCGADDFVDNLYWLYNEIPIFRISRKTGIVSQDNGNNSMRYRLKQTNLKISPVKAEDQGRFTCVVDNRAYRHRFIVVTVSVFPSGDLWLGRSSTLTCQVEGIVSAWRRPGGADRWDRGIARLDPVEESHAGKWQCVFYQDGAEFMEEITIDVKRVTTALPTEKEFGFTSPTQSSFVLPQLAWWIVVLAGSLVVLLLLILVLLVSCQIRRRKKRFLQMKNGRKPPNARRYHHCRGPTAAAAPPP, from the exons ATGATGATGATCACGTTGCTGTCACTCG TGCTGGGTGCTCTGCACACTGCATGCGAGGTGTTCCACACACAAGTGGGCCAGGAGATCACCCTCCGGTGCGGCGCCGACGACTTTGTCGACAACCTGTATTGGCTTTACAATGAAATTCCCATCTTCCGTATCAGTCGGAAGACAGGCATTGTTTCTCAAG ACAACGGTAACAACAGTATGAGGTACAGGTTGAAGCAGACCAATCTAAAGATCTCCCCGGTGAAGGCTGAAGACCAAGGACGGTTCACATGCGTGGTGGATAATCGGGCCTATCGGCACAGGTTTATTGTTGTCACTG TATCAGTGTTCCCCAGTGGTGACCTGTGGCTGGGCAGATCAAGCACCCTGACGTGTCAAGTGGAAGGGATAGTCTCGGCCTGGAGAAGGCCGGGTGGCGCTGATCGGTGGGACAGGGGAATTGCTCGACTCGACCCGGTGGAGGAGTCCCATGCTGGGAAATGGCAGTGCGTCTTCTACCAGGATGGCGCCGAGTTCATGGAGGAAATAACAATCGACGTTAAAA gggtgacaactgccttgccaaCTGAAAAGGAATTTG GTTTTACTTCGCCTACCCAGAGTTCATTTGTGCTTCCTCAGCTAGCCTGGTGGATTGTAGTCCTTGCTGGTAGCCTGGTGGTGTTGCTGCTGCTCATTTTAGTACTGCTTGTGTCCTGCCAAATCAGAAGACGAAAG AAAAGATTCCTGCAGATGAAGAACGGCAGAAAGCCGCCAAACGCCCGCCGGTACCACCATTGTCGCGG CCCGACAGCTGCCGCCGCTCCACCGCCATAA